The following coding sequences are from one Paraburkholderia caballeronis window:
- a CDS encoding ATP-binding response regulator, producing MRRPLHRFVHLLIWFVALAPPVVAVGYLMYANLINPRVIQRLTGNYDGLYWDAAQLQIAYGRFENQLLRYADGLDHDPDQLRLRYEVLQSKLNVMNGSARGLSGSPARLKRQRDDLDRLSATVASFGPQLDRVANSPALAHQMVAALREHWTEINDLALSRRFADITEREEIRRDFIAKRRELFAAGLVLIVLCAAAAVLLVLNGYRRTRLIRQQHALLKAELQASRAAREASTAKDTFLGMISHELRTPLHAIVSSIELLGLKPLPDEDRKVIQRLDTAARQLEAQMKDLTDYARLGAGKLELRHEQFDPRELLQSIVDQNEAAARARGLAFESALRGVHGLVESDPHRIRQIANNLVTNAIRYTERGVVRIEFVASARALSMVVSDTGPGVPPEQIPLIFREFTQLDASRSRRYEGAGMGLAIVRGLVDLFGGAIATDSRVGEGTTFTVTIPVTPVAGPLAADARTPGRGDGERPRVLVVDDNRPVRESLCEMVALMGCDALAACDADAALAIVGSTPCDVVLLDLNMPGRDGYGFVAGLDAALKGRALHRPRLIAVSADLPDATACDASTPFFDCLAKPVHYEVLRAALQRALVLSQPLSA from the coding sequence ATGCGACGTCCGCTGCACCGCTTCGTTCACCTGCTGATCTGGTTCGTCGCGCTCGCGCCGCCGGTGGTTGCGGTCGGTTATCTGATGTACGCGAATCTGATCAACCCGCGCGTGATCCAGCGGCTCACCGGCAACTACGACGGGCTGTACTGGGACGCGGCGCAACTACAGATCGCGTATGGGCGCTTCGAGAACCAGTTGCTGCGTTACGCGGACGGGCTCGACCACGATCCCGACCAGTTGCGGCTGCGCTACGAAGTGCTGCAATCGAAGCTGAACGTGATGAACGGCTCGGCGCGCGGCCTGTCCGGATCGCCCGCTCGGCTGAAGCGGCAACGCGACGATCTCGACCGGCTGTCGGCCACGGTCGCGTCGTTCGGGCCGCAGCTCGACCGCGTCGCGAACAGCCCGGCGCTCGCGCACCAGATGGTCGCCGCCCTGCGCGAGCACTGGACCGAGATCAACGACCTCGCGCTGAGCCGGCGCTTCGCGGACATCACCGAGCGCGAGGAGATTCGCCGCGACTTCATCGCGAAGCGGCGCGAACTGTTCGCAGCGGGCCTCGTTTTGATCGTGCTGTGCGCGGCCGCCGCGGTGCTGCTGGTGCTGAACGGCTACCGGCGCACGCGGCTGATCCGCCAGCAGCACGCCCTGCTCAAGGCCGAATTGCAGGCGAGCCGCGCGGCGCGCGAGGCGAGCACGGCGAAGGACACGTTTCTCGGCATGATCAGCCACGAACTGCGCACGCCGCTGCACGCGATCGTGTCGTCGATCGAACTGCTCGGCCTGAAGCCGCTGCCGGACGAGGACCGCAAGGTGATCCAGCGTCTGGACACGGCCGCGCGCCAGCTCGAAGCGCAGATGAAGGACCTGACCGACTACGCGCGGCTCGGCGCGGGCAAGCTCGAATTGCGGCACGAGCAGTTCGATCCGCGCGAGCTGTTGCAGTCGATCGTCGACCAGAACGAGGCGGCGGCGCGCGCGCGCGGCCTCGCATTCGAAAGCGCGCTGCGCGGCGTGCATGGGCTCGTCGAGTCGGACCCGCACCGGATTCGCCAGATCGCGAACAACCTCGTGACGAACGCGATCCGCTATACCGAGCGCGGCGTCGTGCGCATCGAGTTCGTCGCGTCAGCGCGCGCGCTGTCGATGGTCGTCAGCGATACCGGCCCCGGCGTGCCGCCCGAGCAGATTCCGCTGATCTTCCGCGAGTTCACGCAACTCGACGCGTCGCGGTCGCGGCGCTACGAAGGCGCGGGGATGGGGCTCGCGATCGTGCGCGGACTCGTCGATCTGTTCGGCGGCGCGATCGCGACCGACAGCCGGGTCGGCGAGGGCACGACGTTCACGGTGACGATTCCGGTCACGCCCGTGGCCGGCCCGCTGGCCGCCGACGCACGGACGCCGGGGCGCGGCGACGGCGAGCGTCCGCGCGTGCTGGTCGTCGACGACAACCGGCCGGTGCGCGAATCGTTGTGCGAAATGGTGGCGCTGATGGGCTGCGATGCGCTCGCGGCCTGCGACGCGGACGCGGCGCTCGCGATCGTCGGCAGCACGCCGTGCGACGTCGTGCTGCTCGACCTGAACATGCCGGGGCGCGACGGTTACGGGTTCGTCGCGGGACTGGACGCGGCGCTGAAGGGCCGCGCGCTGCATCGCCCGCGGCTGATTGCGGTCAGCGCGGATCTGCCGGATGCGACGGCCTGTGATGCGTCGACGCCGTTCTTCGACTGTCTCGCGAAACCGGTGCACTACGAGGTGTTGCGCGCCGCGTTGCAGCGCGCGCTGGTTTTGTCGCAGCCGTTGAGCGCGTGA
- a CDS encoding NAD(P)/FAD-dependent oxidoreductase: MMTTYPLHANFASTDDPFPVEADVVIAGAGIMGCAAAYYLAKRGVRAVVLDKSRIAGQQSTRAWGFVRQQGRETAEVPLMMAGMRIWEGLETELNFDLEWRQGGCLYVADNDADWASFTQWLDVAKQHGLDTRALDRAQVDAIAPGLVGRVVGGLYTASDGQAEPRRVAAAFAARSREAGARFFEGCGVIGVEREAGAIAGVVTERGSIRTRRLICTAGASSWRLLRELGLTLPQQSVRGTCMRTNALPAVTASTFWGHGLGIRQRANGAINLADDMQVDVDMTLGHLRALKWFMPELWAQRDKFSFHLNGALWRDLRDRLPGVVPAGERVLHPRDPDPRPNPAHAPRALAKLRALFPALRDAQIVEAWAGLIDVLPDGIPVLDAPAGTRGLVIATGFCGHGFAMGPIVGRLIAEWLDDGVPSLDVSAFRLQRFFDGTMQRPRSML, from the coding sequence ATGATGACCACTTATCCGCTGCATGCGAATTTCGCGTCCACCGACGATCCGTTTCCCGTAGAAGCCGACGTCGTGATCGCGGGCGCGGGCATCATGGGCTGCGCGGCGGCTTATTACCTCGCGAAACGCGGCGTGCGCGCCGTCGTGCTCGACAAGTCGCGGATCGCCGGCCAGCAGTCGACGCGCGCGTGGGGCTTCGTGCGCCAGCAGGGCCGCGAGACGGCCGAAGTGCCGCTGATGATGGCCGGGATGCGGATCTGGGAAGGGCTCGAAACGGAGCTGAACTTCGATCTCGAATGGCGTCAGGGCGGCTGCCTGTACGTCGCCGACAACGACGCAGACTGGGCGTCGTTCACTCAATGGCTCGACGTCGCGAAGCAGCATGGGCTCGATACGCGCGCGCTCGATCGCGCGCAGGTCGACGCGATCGCGCCGGGCCTCGTCGGGCGCGTGGTCGGCGGCCTGTACACGGCGAGCGACGGCCAGGCCGAACCGCGCCGCGTCGCCGCCGCGTTCGCGGCGCGCTCGCGCGAGGCCGGCGCGCGGTTTTTCGAGGGGTGCGGCGTGATCGGCGTCGAGCGGGAAGCGGGCGCGATCGCCGGGGTCGTCACCGAGCGCGGATCGATCCGCACGCGCCGGCTCATCTGCACGGCCGGCGCGTCGAGCTGGCGGCTGCTGCGCGAACTCGGGCTGACGCTGCCGCAGCAGAGCGTGCGCGGCACCTGCATGCGGACCAACGCGCTGCCGGCGGTCACCGCGTCGACGTTCTGGGGACACGGCCTCGGCATCCGGCAGCGCGCGAACGGCGCGATCAATCTCGCGGACGACATGCAGGTGGACGTCGACATGACGCTCGGCCATCTGCGCGCGTTGAAATGGTTCATGCCCGAGTTGTGGGCGCAACGGGACAAGTTCAGCTTCCACCTGAATGGCGCGCTGTGGCGCGATCTGCGCGACCGTCTGCCGGGTGTCGTGCCGGCCGGCGAGCGCGTGCTGCATCCGCGCGACCCCGATCCGCGGCCGAACCCGGCGCATGCGCCGCGCGCGCTCGCGAAGCTGCGCGCGCTGTTTCCGGCGCTGCGCGACGCGCAGATCGTCGAAGCGTGGGCCGGGCTGATCGACGTGCTGCCGGACGGCATCCCGGTGCTCGACGCGCCCGCCGGCACGCGCGGTCTCGTGATCGCGACCGGCTTCTGCGGACACGGTTTCGCGATGGGGCCGATCGTCGGCCGGCTGATCGCGGAATGGCTCGACGACGGAGTGCCGTCGCTCGACGTGTCGGCGTTTCGGCTTCAGCGTTTCTTCGACGGCACGATGCAGCGGCCGCGGAGCATGCTGTGA
- a CDS encoding helix-turn-helix domain-containing protein — MQNDARTTDSVTVAERVRELMTRHGIGKRQQTTELCRILHLSFSQGHRKLRGNSPWTLAQIKKVAEAFGEPAAQLFGAQLLDPGMVGATAHDAVLCVSAVELACTAWIGAPVEPGGRPDFVAYERNGQWRVARHDGALYQNAHEVHKIEIYPRRAESDKPLIAVVDDDRASADNLRDYLQHAGYAAQSLYGLAAFNEALQQQLFDGVVIDWLFGNQTSADAIRAVRSSENPDAPIFVLTGELLTGKASESEISQIVRQYNVACYEKPARMAILVADLSKRLNRG; from the coding sequence ATGCAAAACGACGCTCGAACCACCGATTCCGTCACGGTCGCGGAACGCGTGCGCGAACTGATGACCCGCCACGGCATCGGCAAGCGCCAGCAGACAACCGAGCTGTGCCGGATTCTCCATCTGAGCTTCTCGCAGGGACACCGCAAGCTGCGCGGCAACAGTCCCTGGACGCTCGCGCAGATCAAGAAGGTCGCCGAGGCGTTCGGCGAGCCGGCCGCGCAGTTATTCGGCGCGCAGTTGCTCGACCCCGGGATGGTCGGCGCGACCGCGCACGACGCGGTGCTATGCGTGAGCGCGGTCGAACTCGCGTGCACCGCGTGGATCGGCGCGCCGGTCGAGCCGGGCGGCCGCCCCGATTTCGTCGCCTATGAGAGAAACGGTCAGTGGCGCGTCGCGCGCCACGACGGCGCGCTGTATCAGAACGCGCACGAAGTCCACAAGATCGAGATCTATCCGCGCCGCGCGGAGTCGGACAAGCCGCTGATCGCGGTCGTCGACGACGACCGCGCGTCCGCCGACAACCTGCGCGACTATCTTCAGCACGCGGGTTACGCGGCGCAGTCGCTGTACGGCCTCGCGGCGTTCAACGAAGCGTTGCAGCAGCAACTGTTCGACGGCGTCGTGATCGACTGGCTGTTCGGCAACCAGACGTCCGCCGACGCGATCCGCGCGGTGCGCTCGTCCGAGAATCCGGACGCGCCGATCTTCGTGCTGACCGGCGAACTGCTGACCGGCAAGGCGAGCGAATCGGAGATCAGCCAGATCGTGCGGCAGTACAACGTCGCGTGCTACGAAAAACCCGCGCGGATGGCGATCCTCGTCGCCGACCTGTCGAAGCGGCTCAATCGCGGCTGA